The Triticum aestivum cultivar Chinese Spring chromosome 3A, IWGSC CS RefSeq v2.1, whole genome shotgun sequence genome includes a region encoding these proteins:
- the LOC123062422 gene encoding uncharacterized protein yields the protein MKKLSVEFCIISARGLGRRSSLLKPQWFSVGWVDPNSKYCTKIDASGNSNASWGTKFSVSVDEHGLAQQQMELTVEVYRREPIFLREHLQGAAVVQLKEYLEKFAQSEEHSEVIEETGSFQLRRKKSDKAHGFVDISIRICKQEDDHGRFSGLPEGLKNSDQVGITLAIEDGPVYNYPPPPYNHYRGDREDADHRSNSRPVIPGTRPDPSPLGSSYSYQPPMFPSTLPPPPTSNLGFFPPQHPGRERVPQNYINVPPRKSAAQNSAPNFGMGLGAGALTAGTMIFGETLLPGPSFGGALNGASLSVSNDAPF from the exons ATGAAAAAGCTATCAGTCGAGTTCTGCATAATCTCCGCGCGCGGTCTAGGACGCAGATCGTCGCTGCTGAAGCCACAGTGGTTCTCAGTCGGATGGGTTGATCCCAACAGCAAGTACTGCACCAAGATTGACGCGTCGGGAAACTCAAATGCAAGCTGGGGCACCAAGTTCTCGGTCTCGGTGGATGAGCATGGTCTGGCCCAGCAGCAGATGGAACTGACAGTTGAGGTCTACAGGAGAGAGCCCATCTTCCTAAGGGAGCATCTCCAGGGAGCTGCAGTTGTGCAGTTGAAGGAGTATCTTGAGAAATTCGCCCAAAGTGAGGAGCATTCAGAAGTCATTGAGGAGACTGGCAGCTTCCAGCTTAGGAGGAAGAAGTCAGACAAAGCTCATGGATTTGTGGATATATCCATCCGGATCTGCAAGCAAGAAGATGATCATGGTCGGTTTTCAG GATTACCTGAAGGATTGAAGAACTCCGATCAGGTCGGCATCACATTGGCTATAGAAGACGGACCAGTTTATAATTATCCACCGCCACCCTACAACCATTATAGGGGCGACAGAGAAGATGCTGATCACCGTAGTAATTCCAGGCCGGTGATCCCTGGAACTCGCCCAGATCCATCACCATTAGGAAGTAGCTACAGCTACCAACCCCCAATGTTTCCATCAACCCTGCCACCACCACCAACTTCAAACCTCGGCTTCTTCCCACCACAGCATCCCGGTAGGGAGAGAGTGCCACAGAACTACATAAATGTGCCACCAAGAAAATCTGCAGCTCAGAATAGTGCACCAAACTTTGGAATGGGGCTTGGAGCTGGAGCACTGACTGCTGGAACTATGATATTTGGCGAAACCCTCTTACCAGGTCCAAGTTTCGGTGGTGCTCTTAATGGTGCAAGCCTATCTGTATCCAATGATGCACCATTCTAA